A part of Halobaculum sp. MBLA0143 genomic DNA contains:
- a CDS encoding fibrillarin-like rRNA/tRNA 2'-O-methyltransferase produces the protein MVTVTDDDLPAGVRRRPFDGTESLATRGEPVYGEPTDGDWRAWDPHRSKLAATFEAGLDTGLAGDDTVLYLGAANGTTVSHVADFAGRTYAVEFAARPVRDLLTVCESRPRLFPLVKDAREPATYAHVVESGVDAVIQDVATRDQAAVAARNAQFLADDGRLVLAVKARSEDVAREPAAVFEEVRAELRETYEILAETRLEPYHDDHLAVVARPK, from the coding sequence GTGGTGACGGTGACTGACGACGACCTCCCGGCGGGGGTGCGTCGTCGGCCGTTCGACGGCACGGAGTCGTTGGCGACCCGCGGCGAGCCGGTCTACGGCGAGCCGACGGACGGCGACTGGCGGGCGTGGGACCCCCACCGGTCGAAGCTGGCGGCGACGTTCGAGGCCGGCCTGGACACGGGCCTCGCGGGCGACGACACCGTGCTGTATCTGGGGGCCGCCAACGGGACGACCGTGAGCCACGTCGCCGACTTCGCCGGCCGGACGTACGCGGTGGAGTTCGCCGCCCGGCCGGTCCGGGACCTGTTGACGGTGTGTGAGAGCCGCCCGCGACTGTTCCCGCTCGTGAAAGACGCCCGCGAGCCGGCGACGTACGCACACGTCGTCGAGAGCGGCGTGGACGCCGTGATCCAGGACGTGGCGACCCGCGACCAGGCGGCCGTCGCCGCCCGGAACGCGCAGTTCCTCGCCGACGACGGCCGGCTCGTGCTCGCGGTGAAGGCCCGCAGCGAGGACGTGGCCCGCGAGCCGGCGGCGGTGTTCGAGGAGGTGCGAGCGGAGCTGCGGGAGACGTACGAGATCCTGGCGGAGACCCGTCTGGAGCCGTACCACGACGACCACCTCGCCGTCGTCGCCCGGCCGAAGTAA
- a CDS encoding DEAD/DEAH box helicase — MTDDDATDLSLDELYDTVEAAGSPVVTATTVARETGRSQATATEALDELAADGDVARVETDADPVVYYPQSWGDLADRERLVVFPDRREIVADRPTQYTRASLAQFAHLVDSTRTEPGTRGYLYEIRPEDVWAAPFDELDALLDRVRSVLPRQVPDLESWIGEQWKRANQFVLDTHEDGYVVLRADREELMGNVARQKLADDHLRAAISDTESWVNEAAVGAIKRTLYDAGYPVRDDRNLESGEPLTVELETELRDYQREWVDRFLERQSGVLTAPPGSGKTIAAIGVLSEVGGETLILVPSRELAGQWHDELLAHTDLDDDQVGEYHGGRKEERPVTITTYQTAGMDRHRSLFDSREWGLLIFDECHRLPSDVFRRTADLQSRHRLGTTASAVREDDREEEIFTLIGPPLGTDWGALFDAGHVVEPEVEIRYVPWDETAETEFAAADRREQRQIAATNPAKVGAVRRLREAHPDARTLVFVDYLDQGRDLEASLGVPFVSGETRHRERERLFEQFRQGELEALIVSRIADEGLDLPNAELAIVASGLGGSRRQGTQRAGRTMRPSGSALVYVLATRGTTEEEFARRRMQHLSEKGIRVRERTVE; from the coding sequence ATGACCGACGACGACGCGACGGATCTCTCTCTCGACGAACTGTACGACACGGTGGAGGCGGCCGGCAGCCCGGTCGTGACGGCGACGACCGTGGCCAGAGAGACGGGGCGCTCGCAGGCCACGGCTACCGAGGCGCTGGACGAACTCGCGGCCGACGGCGACGTGGCGCGGGTGGAGACGGACGCCGACCCCGTCGTCTACTACCCCCAGTCGTGGGGCGACCTCGCCGACCGCGAGCGGCTCGTCGTGTTCCCGGACCGGCGGGAGATCGTCGCCGACAGGCCCACACAGTACACTCGAGCGTCGCTGGCGCAGTTCGCCCACCTCGTCGACTCCACGCGGACGGAGCCGGGGACGCGGGGCTACCTCTACGAGATCCGCCCGGAGGACGTCTGGGCGGCGCCGTTCGACGAACTCGACGCCCTGCTGGACCGGGTACGGTCCGTCCTGCCGCGCCAGGTGCCGGACCTGGAGTCGTGGATCGGCGAGCAGTGGAAGCGCGCCAACCAGTTCGTCCTCGACACCCACGAGGACGGCTACGTCGTGCTCCGGGCCGACCGCGAGGAGCTGATGGGCAACGTCGCCCGCCAGAAGCTGGCCGACGACCACCTCCGGGCGGCCATCTCCGACACGGAGTCGTGGGTGAACGAGGCGGCCGTCGGCGCGATCAAGCGCACGCTGTACGACGCCGGCTACCCCGTCCGCGACGACCGTAATCTGGAGTCCGGAGAGCCGCTGACGGTCGAACTGGAGACGGAACTGCGCGACTACCAACGGGAGTGGGTCGACCGGTTCCTCGAACGCCAGTCGGGCGTACTCACGGCGCCGCCGGGCTCCGGGAAGACCATCGCCGCCATCGGAGTGTTGAGCGAGGTGGGCGGCGAGACGCTGATCCTGGTTCCCTCGCGGGAGCTCGCCGGGCAGTGGCACGACGAACTGCTGGCACACACCGACTTAGACGACGATCAGGTCGGGGAGTACCACGGCGGGCGCAAGGAGGAGCGGCCGGTGACGATCACCACCTACCAGACCGCCGGGATGGACCGTCACCGCTCGTTGTTCGACTCTCGAGAGTGGGGACTGTTGATCTTCGACGAGTGTCACCGGCTGCCGTCGGACGTGTTCCGCCGGACGGCGGACCTCCAGAGCCGCCACCGGCTCGGCACGACCGCCTCCGCCGTCCGCGAGGACGACCGCGAGGAGGAGATCTTCACCCTGATCGGTCCGCCCCTGGGGACGGACTGGGGGGCGTTGTTCGACGCCGGCCACGTCGTGGAGCCGGAGGTGGAGATCCGGTACGTCCCCTGGGACGAGACGGCCGAGACGGAGTTCGCGGCCGCAGACCGCCGCGAGCAGCGCCAGATCGCCGCGACCAACCCCGCGAAGGTGGGCGCCGTCCGCCGGCTGCGCGAGGCCCACCCGGACGCCCGCACGCTCGTGTTCGTCGACTACCTGGATCAGGGTCGAGACCTGGAGGCCTCGCTCGGCGTCCCGTTCGTCTCCGGGGAGACCCGCCACCGCGAGCGGGAACGGCTGTTCGAGCAGTTCCGGCAGGGGGAGTTGGAGGCGCTGATCGTCTCCCGGATCGCGGACGAGGGGTTGGATCTCCCGAACGCGGAGCTGGCGATCGTCGCGTCCGGGTTGGGCGGGAGCCGCCGGCAGGGCACACAACGGGCCGGTCGGACGATGCGCCCGTCCGGGTCGGCGCTCGTGTACGTTCTGGCGACCCGCGGGACGACCGAAGAGGAGTTCGCCCGCCGCCGGATGCAACACCTCTCCGAGAAGGGGATTCGGGTACGAGAACGCACCGTCGAGTAG